The DNA segment tctcctcaaaagggataggaggccttagcccagccgtgggacattaacgggctgttactgtactgattaattaaaaaatattaattaaaatataattaatgaaaaaatataatttacatctgTGATAGAAGAAAGCTTTTGAAAGAGAACAAATGTTTAAGCGGTTAGCACGAAGAAACATCGAAAGAAATTATATGTATCGAAATAATATTTGGGTAGAAAAAGTAGGTCAATCGAAATTTTTGTTTTGCGTTTTGCATTTTAGCACACGCAAATTTTTTACTGAGCAAGTTATTTttagggattttttttttaaataaagataaatattttttctttactattatattatccTATAATTACTCATTGTTGACGCGTCTCTTTATAGCAATCCATCATCAAAATTATAGGAAGTACACTTAATGCGGGGGTGGGCTGCTGGCAAGAAGCAGGTAATTTCGTTTACATCACGCATTAATTTCCGGGGTAATCATAACAccgtttttatatgtaaataatcatAACGTTATTTAAGATTTGAATAATTTCTTatactacattttttattatttttaagcgacTTCAAGAATAAAAGGGGTTTTTAATTCTGTTGGAATTCTACTTTAGGTATCTTTTGAAATTTTTCAATACtcattttggaaaaaaaattttCGTTTCTTAAATTGGTTTATCGTGTAACGTACAGAAACAAAACCTTCttccaaaatatatattgtaaaataaaaatgagaaaTAGATTTCAAagtgaaatgtataaaataaagtagattgcaaaatataaacaatatgtcATACGGtgacgtatattttttaatattaaaattttcttaaaaaaaatcacatggTTCTTATAGACATAATTTGTAACATTGATTAGTATCGTGTTTATTACTACAAATTGCATTTTAGCATTTCATATAAACCGTTACTTTGAaactaaaatttgttttttgtcaAAATTAGCCTTTCTGACTCTCGGAATAAGAACTGTTCTTACGAGTCATGGATGGTGGTTGTAAAGATACGACCGAGattatttttatggtaaatGAATGTgggtttaaagtaattttatctttatagcCGGTTTCACGACGTTGGTCACAAACCCTTTGTAGGAAATATATATCCTTAATAGAGTTTACATTAtcgattatgtttatatttctaatttaagcttattaaaatgaaataaacgaaGTTATATTTACACTTTGCACCAAGCaaccataattttattttgtagcgcctgtttaaataatattacaaagtttCATTAATCAGCAATTGCTTACAGATAATAACGCCTAGTAAAGAAAGTGTTACTAAACGTTATATGTTTCATTTTCTGTCTAGCAGCCCGTTCCAACTTCTTACGGATAAAATAAGgaattttaattctaaatgtttgttaattatgaaatactgtcctacatatattttacgcaattatttacatatcccgtaaaaatattaaagtgttAAAAACAATGTTCATACGACTAcatcaaacatttaaaattattatattattaattttaatggcaATTCATTATTTCTCAcaattcttaaattaataaaacaaaactacagtggtagtattttttaaacataaaaatgttcactgttatctttaaaaaatagttatgcTGTCGTTGAGTTTGTAGACATTTTGGAGACCTACAAATcgctgataaaaagttattttttatatctgttaTAGTTTTGGCAGCGTTCGCTACAAATGCGTCTGGACCAGCATTTTTCCTGTCCGACTACGTCAGCATATTAAgctatatatgaaaaaatacgcaacatataaacaaactatGTTAGCTATGCCTGACcggaaattaaaatttaaacaatatgaaACTTTCTTGCGTGAAACCAGAAAAACAATCAAACTTACATACCTCCACCAtagtaaatttaagtaaatatttacttggtggtaggactttgtgcaagcccatctgtgTAGGtgccatccactcatcagatattctactgccaaagagcaatattcagtatttttgtgtgccagtttgaaaggtgagttagccagtgtaactacagacacaaaggatataacattttagttccctaggttggtggcgcattggcgttgtaaggaatgtttgatatttcttacattaccaTTGTCTTTGGGCCCAGGTGGTgcccaggtggcccatttgccatccgcataaaaaattaagtgcattacatatatgtatattgtaaacttattttatataataaacctcATAGAACAATATAAGAGTTACTTTATcaagtttataattttcattttaaagtttttatatgtgtattaaGTTTTTCTAAATCCGATTACACGATATAAATTCGTTCCCGACGTCCAGAGTAAGCTCGTGAGCTTCTTATAGTAACTGAATGTAAAAGAAAATTCACCTTCCATAGAGATATGCCATATTCCAggcattttctatatttttatttcgttctatctaaaatttaaatatagttacttTAAGTTTATACTAAGCATAAATACTCATATCATTAACAcagaaaacattattaaaataatttaaaataattatagtaattggCTAAATACAGACTTAAATATACTGAAGGGAGAAACCTAtgtgcaaattaaattatacgtaCGGAGCGTTATTTACATTCAACttgaatgtaaattaaaactaactcctgaaattaaaaatacttcaagaaaacaaaacaaaacaaaactcttTTACTACCAAACTTTTtagtatcttatatattttttttatattccgtAAGAAGTGTGTTTGTGTCTCTTTGTCTTTTGCTTAAGAAGTGGATGACAGAAGTTAACGTGTCAGTTGTAACATAGtatgttttgataaatttataggAATGGATGAAAATCATGGACAAAATCTAGACTCGGAATATAAACGATATTTGGAAATAATCCGGCCTTATTTGGGCCAGTTACTTGATCAGGATGTTATAGAAATTTGTAATGCTTGGATTCAAAGACTTTCGAATTGCAAAGAACACGAAAAATCATTacgaaacaaatacatttttgctATGTGCTATCAATTAGCCAAAGGTAAACTTGAAAAGCCTTTTCTTAAATACCCATCAGCTGATGAATTATCTCTTTTGACGGACGATGCAAACAGCGATGAAACTTTATCAGAGATAGAATATCAAATAATAGATTTGGATAACGTTCATACACAAGTTATTTATGACAATGAAAAACCTTCGCAATCTTCAATAGAATATGTGACCGGCGATAGTGAATTTAAAACTGATGATAATTTTAACTCAATTACTTACAACATACcagaaaatatgtataatcaaaACGTAATATGCTATAATTGTTCTACTGACGTGCCTAatttcaacaataataaattacgcGACGAATCTTGTAATATCAGAACAATAaacattgtgatgaaacttcGAGAAATTAAAAGACAAAACGTTTTGCTTCAAAGAGAATTGACCGCTTTAAAAGAAGAATTGAGAACAAAGAATCAAGTTTATAATTTGTCTAATGACATTTTGAAAGTGAATAATGCGACCAGCATTCATACAATAACGCAGGATAGcacaaatactttaaaatgcAAATTAGAAGAAGTTATATCTAGAAATTGTCTTCTCGAAAAAATAAGGAATTTACAGGATAACCTCGATAATTTCAATTGTATTAAACGATACGAAATAGGTGACTTATTTGCAAAACATAAGTTACAAATAATTGATACTAAAACATCTGTACAAGAAGAAATGAAAGTGTACTATGAAAGTAAATTAGAAGACCtaaaattacaatatgaaaaaaatattaaagaaattgaaACAAAGCATTTAAGCGAATTAGAAAAACTAATGGTTAAAAAAGATGAAATAATTGCTAATAaggataaaacaattatatctcAGGGTATTGAAATAGACcggttaaaaaaaagcattgaAGATCTTAAATATTCAAGTCTTCCTAATGACTCAAATTCAGAAAATTTGAAACGAAAAGCAGATGAATTTGCAAaacgtattaataaaatagaaaaatctaAAGTGAAGTTGTCCAAGGCTTGTGAACTAAAGTTAACTAATTTAcagaaagaaaaacatttaacgGAGTGTTCTTTACATCTTGAATTAGTTAGACAAAGAGCTCAGGTAATACAGGAAATATCTAATGATTATCAAACTGAATTAGCTgaagctttaaataaattagagaGCAACTACAAGgaaattattactaatttacaATCAACAGCTATTCAACGCAGAAAGCAGGACCAAATGGCGTTAGAATCGATAATACAAGCAGTTTGCGGTGTACGGAATGAAGGTATGTACACTAATAGTGCACGAGCTACATGTCCAAGCCAATTAACGAACAAAGCTTCGCGTAATCAAACGATAGACTGCAATGGGAATTGTGATATTGAAATGCCGACCGTATTCCAAGGTAATAAAGTTGGTAGTATAATTGTCGGCGGTAAATCTTTCGGCGAAGAGAGTGTGGTAAGTGACTATTGCCTCGATAGTGAGAAGTTGGGTGAATTGTTCAAGAAATTGTACATTCCTCAGAGGGACACGGGCGGCGACTCGACTAAAAAGTAATCTAACTTTTCACAACAATTCCTGTACAAATTTTATTCGTGAATAATTAATTCGTTTGGTTTTCGAACAAATATGCTTTTCCTTGACTGTAATCAATTTTGACAgatctaataaattaatttaaaatgattatgagatattttgttttaaatgtgtaagtctactaatattatatcatagaatatagaaaataaaaatcaaagtttacattattactttatcaaacatcttaatattttatgttattataatttgttcctTACAACCAAGAAATTCCACGATACTATACGTGAAATTCTCCTGTGACActgtcataataataatgaaataccgCTCaacaatctaataaaatacagtCCACAAAGCCTGAATCATTGCAAGTTTTAGGTTCGGATTACAGCCATATAAATACGGATCAAGCGTGACAAATATGTCTACATTGTGTCGTTAGTAAATTATTTGGCAGTGCAGCTATACGAGATCTTCGggatgaaattgttttattcgtGGAACGGCTTGAAATCGGTTTTACATTGTTTTAGAAATAACTTATACCCTCTAGACAGAGTGGGTTACGTATACATTGTCAGCCCCTGAACGGTTCGATTTGTTTCATCGATACCTAAGCTATACTGCTTGAATACTTAAGCTGCTTAACCCATGCaacaaactttaaaattatacctttttaaacataaattatagatGAAGATGCATGAATATGATACCACATCTCGATCTATTATATAATCCTGAAACGTATATCGTGATACTGCCTGGTAATAAACATGCAGAGCagcacattaatataaattaaagataatatacaCCAAAAGTTATTTGTTCAAAGAGATATACCAATATAATACTAGCTATTACATTAACAGGCATTTACTGTActtggacattaacaggctgttactgtacttatgtcttcaattataaatatattcctttacataatagtatatatttcgaTTTATAAGAGTCTAATTAGGGTACTCATAactatcttatttaataaacgAATCTTGCGATAGGCTCAGATCATATTATTAAGCCTAGTCCTACTACAAAACAAATCCTCTCTTACAGATATATTATTCGCATTAGTTTTgcataataaagcaatttattctATAGTATCCGGAACCCTTAAAACATTTGCGTCCATTTCACGTCGCATCTCTAATCTGTG comes from the Nymphalis io chromosome 1, ilAglIoxx1.1, whole genome shotgun sequence genome and includes:
- the LOC126781809 gene encoding uncharacterized protein LOC126781809, which codes for MDENHGQNLDSEYKRYLEIIRPYLGQLLDQDVIEICNAWIQRLSNCKEHEKSLRNKYIFAMCYQLAKGKLEKPFLKYPSADELSLLTDDANSDETLSEIEYQIIDLDNVHTQVIYDNEKPSQSSIEYVTGDSEFKTDDNFNSITYNIPENMYNQNVICYNCSTDVPNFNNNKLRDESCNIRTINIVMKLREIKRQNVLLQRELTALKEELRTKNQVYNLSNDILKVNNATSIHTITQDSTNTLKCKLEEVISRNCLLEKIRNLQDNLDNFNCIKRYEIGDLFAKHKLQIIDTKTSVQEEMKVYYESKLEDLKLQYEKNIKEIETKHLSELEKLMVKKDEIIANKDKTIISQGIEIDRLKKSIEDLKYSSLPNDSNSENLKRKADEFAKRINKIEKSKVKLSKACELKLTNLQKEKHLTECSLHLELVRQRAQVIQEISNDYQTELAEALNKLESNYKEIITNLQSTAIQRRKQDQMALESIIQAVCGVRNEGMYTNSARATCPSQLTNKASRNQTIDCNGNCDIEMPTVFQGNKVGSIIVGGKSFGEESVVSDYCLDSEKLGELFKKLYIPQRDTGGDSTKK